The genome window ATTGCATCGTCATGTAAGACACAGATGTACATTTCCTCCCCGTTATAGCTTTGCTTATGTCCACACACGTCATTTGGTCTTAAAGACAAAATATCCCGGCATTACCTTGGGTTGAACTGAAGTAATGCTTGAAATGAACACAGGCCATTATACAGGGATGAGTTCGCTTCCCGTCTAGGCTTCAGACAGGGAGAGTTACAGTTCAGGTGTGGCTGAGCGGACCTTTATAACTAGGCAGAAGAACGTTCACCAGATGATCCGCTGTTGGACGTCTGTCATCCCACCAGAGGGACATAGGACGTAAGCGAACGTGAAGTGAAGTCTGTGAGTAGTGAGAGCCGTGGAGTGAGGCCAAGGCTGAAAAGGCCAGATGAAAGGTAACTCTGCTTGTCTGGTTGTCACAGAAGGGGAAAGGTGTGTTGGCTCTGCTGGCGCCTGGCTTGGTGGCATTTTCTGTAACAGTTGGAAACCTCTGCTAACTGCCCTCTTAACTGGGCATGCCCTTTtgcaacccccctccccacccaaaCCCTTACCTTCACCCACATtcatatacccccccccccccccccgcccgttcttaaacacacagagatatgTCCACATGCAtgcagtgcatgctgggtagAGAGTGTGTTCAGAGTGCTTGTGACTCGGGTTGGCTGACCCCCTCTCGCTCTTCACCGTGGCTCTTCtttcccctcctgctcctttCCCACACTCGGGCTTTAGGCTCTCTGACcgaacacacacaacccctttCTTCTCCCGCCTGGCCTTATTCTTGGCCTTCTGTTagtcctcctccccaccttccGTCGTGACCAAACCCCTCAGATGATAAGATAACGATAAAGCATCAGGATTGGTGTCATTTTGAAAAACCGTGGCTTCAGCAAGTCCCTCCCATAGACCTGCGTCTCATTTCACTATCCTTGTCAGACAGTTGGAGTTCCAGAGGTTTTTGTGCTCATAATTCCCTACATGCTTGTCGAACATGGTTTGTTCCAGATTTATCGAGACCTGAGGGTACCTTCCATAGAACTTTCAGCAAAAGTTTCATTATCATAGTGTACTTGTCATAGCATTTATAATTAGTACCTCCATTAAATTAATAAATGGTAGGGTATTTCTTTATCCCTAAAGAAACACTTTTCAGTTTTATGTCTTTTTATACATAGCcttacatttgtgtttgtacacACATGGTAAATGAGTGCTACTTTAATATTCTGACGTAAAAAGTCCTACTGTTAGGTGAAGGGCACAGAGGTGAGGGTTGTACGGTGTGTTTGTTTCAATGTCTGTCCTCATGTTGTGTGTCTGAACCATCGTGTTCCACGGCGTGTCTCGCCCAttatgtcagtcagtcagtgtgtCATGTTACCATATCTTACATCTTCTTTAGATATCAGTCATCCTGTATTAACAGCTTGGCTCCGCCTGGATAACTCATGCGTCCTCATACTTATACTTGTGTCCTCGCTAGTTCACCCTTCGTTTAATGGAAGCTTGTCAGACATTTTTAGACCTTGGTATATGTGCTAGTGTCCTTCGCCCGTGCTAGTTATCCTCTCCTTGGTTAAAGGATACCTGCCCTAACCATTGCTCCCCTACCTTGCCCATTGTTTGCCTGCATGCCTACCCTGGAGTGTCTGTCCCAGGGAATGAAAAGCAGAGCGTACTGGTAGATGAGGCCTCAGGCCGTAGACCTGCTTCACTAACCTGGCTGTGTCTTAGTTGGAATGGGGCACCACACTTTCCCAATGTTGACAACTGTACCAAGTAGACGTGACCTTTAGCTGCAGGTTTGCTGCTTCAAATGTTCCCTTGCTGTGTATAACTTATAAACGGTTCCGTTGCCACTGTGGCTCAAAACATATGGCATATTGAGAGTTTTTTGCAGTTACAGGTCGTAGGCATGAACGTATGTGGCTATCTAACATCTCTTAATCATCTGAGGTCACCTTCCGTCTTTCCATCTTCTCATagtccctcccctcctgtctgtgGTCTTGGTCCCCAAAGCCCAATACCTTGTTCTAAGCCCTTAACTTCTCCAAAGTTATTCATCTTTTAAAAGAGATGTGTCAGATTTCGCCATACTTCAAAACGTTGGCGAAAGGGTTGTTCTGTTTTGTAGATTTGTGTCCTTTGTTGAGTCTTAGTTACGTTGAGTATGTCTGTTTGTAAACCCCTGTCTGTTTTTGGGTCATTGTATGTGTCtccgtatctgtgtgtgtgtgtgtgtgtgtgtgtgcgttttatgAAGGACGTTAGTAGGTTAAGTCGTAAGTAGATAGGGTATAGTTTTTTAGAGGAAGTGTCGTTATCTGTAGAaagtccttttttctttttctttagaaGTGCCTTGACAGAACATTTGAGATTAGGGTTCAAGTGGAGGAAAGGAGGTACTCCCTCATATAGTAGCACTCCCTCAATGCCACTTCCATAGTTTCCGTTCACTCCTAGCACCAATCACCTGGCTATGTGTAGATCCTCCCACCTCATCCATTGACGCCACCAATCCTCATGCAGCACATTTAATTCAAAGATGCACCAAAACATCTTTATCAAGCATGACCACAATCTAGGAGTAGTTCCAAACCTCACAAGTTCACCACAGAAAGTGATGAAGGGATGATGACCACCTGAACCAAATGTCCTGAGCTCCCTCTCCTTGTTCCACACCGCCATGACATGGGACATTCTATTTCTGCCTTTTGCAAGAAGCCTATTTATTGAAAGTGCTCCCATATACTGGATAGTTGTTTGGGGAAACGCTATTGGCTTGAAACTCAATCTTAAGAGAATGCATTCATTTCCCCACGGATACTGTATAGTTGGCATATTATTTATACCAATCCTACTTATTATTTCTGATCATTCTACTATTAAAAAAGGTATATCTCTCTAgtcatcagtgtgtgtggtatgtgagtGAGGTTCAGAAGCAGAGGTCCAGGTGTGAAGGGAACAAGAGTCAGCCATCGGTCCACTACCACCTGGCTTGTTGCTGCTAGATGCTTGCTGCCCTCTCTCTGACCCTGCCCACTCTGTCTGGGAAGCTCCCACTGGGCGTTGCATTCATTCCGTTCTCAAGGACCAACCACTTACCTTAGTCTGGAGGGGGAAAGCCTTAGCCTCCGCCCTTCAGTAAATCACTGAATGGTTTTTTGCCCCTTGACCAAGCCAATTGGGTTGTTCCAAAATACTACGTTCTTGGGGAGCAGACCCTTGCTCTCTTTGATATTTTTCTTACACGAGTTGTGTGCACTCATAAACTGCCATGCTCACCGTGTGGTCATGCTTTTACGTTTGTCGCCTTTtacgtcactgctgttgtgtTTCATGATTAATCTTTTACTCTACAGGACAATCCAGATGCTCCAAATGCACTATGAGTTTCTGACTATGTATAACGCAGTCATGAATTTGAGTGCTATAGACTGTGTAAGTAGAGTAATGATACTGTACAATATATCAGATCTATAGCCTGGTTGGGCTCAGTCATTAGTGACCTCTTCCACTTGCTCTTTCCGTGGCCCTTGACATGACTGATGAAGCCGTTCTGTCTTGACACAGTTAGTTAATCATCCCCTATTATGGACCAAATCAATACATGTTGGAGCAGAGGCAGTTTCCCATTAAGAGAGAAATACTACCAGGCCTGGCCCCTCCTACCCCTAGTCTGTATGTTCTCCAATGACTCATTCAGAATGAGATGGTCAAAGGTGAATGTATTATTATCTCGTAGGAAATcgattttattattttttacaaggGGCACTCTAGTTTTGACCCAGTTTTTACTCCATGTGTGCTTTAAATGGCAACATTGAAACATATGATTCAATGAACAATCAGACGTTTTGTGTTTCCTGATAGTCATCCATGTATTGACTTGAGCAATATCATCACTTATTGCATGAGAAGTTCAGTAACAATCGTATGGGTCTTCTTGTACTTATATTAACTCTctaatattttatttataatcTTGACCACGGTTTGGCTctgcgtatatatatatatatgttctgGCCTAAGTCTAGTAACGCTCGACTGTTCAGCTCTCTCATTGCAACTTAACTTCTTATACAGTAGCCCAGTTGAGCATGCTCCAGTCTCCACCAGCCCTGCACCTCTCGCTCTGCCTGCTACCGCTGCTTTGCCCaatcagtctgcccctgagacGCAAAGCCTAGCCTATCAGTCGCCTCCGCCTGCTGTTGCCCCGTGTCCAGAACCAACCCCTGTAGCTCCTGTCCCAGAGAGGTAACCATGTGCTGTGTGGGTTTGTAGTGTTTGCCTGGTTTGATCTGACTGTCCCCGGCACCAACTGTTGCCATTTTATTTGTTCTGTTTGATGTGTCTATCACTGTGTTATGTGCTACGAAGGTGTCAAAGCCTCTATGTCTGTCAATGCACTTTGAAACTGTTAGTTCTTATATTTTCACCTGTTCCTTGTCTTTTGTATGTTTCATCTTCAATGTGTAAAAgttgaaatgtgttttcttcaaaattcaATGTTAGATCTCGATAAAATTTGTTTTTGGGTCATTTGTTTTTGTGACAGGGCTTAGTTACTCAGTATTTAAGGTGGCCCAATAGTAAGTAAGTATTAAAGAACGGTAGGATAGGACATCCACGTGTATAAATGTTCCAGTAACACAATATTACACCAGGCTTCCACTCTCCATACAAGGTTGGTGGAATCAAACCCAAGGCTTAAACAACTGAGCCTTGTCTTCCTGTTTCAGAGCATTACTGTGCACATATTCTCATCATTGAAAATGGTTCAAAACTATTTTATGATCCAAAAACCAAATGGCTTATCAAGAATAATTTTCCTACAGTGTTACGCCACCGATCATACAATCCAAAGTATCCACGGTAAGTCCTTCTCATGCCTGGAGGCCAAATGTCTTAggacaagaaagagagaaagagaaaaagacaaagaaagccTGCAGAGTTTCGGAGGTGTGTTACAACAGAGAGCTTCCACATGGCAGTGGAGACTCGTGTGAAAAAGGGCTATTCCACCAGAATCCCATCATCCTTTAACCCGTAACGACCTCATCATAACTCTCCCTCTTAATCTCGTTGtttatttgttcatttattTCGTCGGGAGTGTTAACTCAGAGTTGAAGTGGGCTATCCGAGGTCTCTGCATCGGTGGTTCTTCAGCAATGCCATTTAGAACCTTACAGCTGCCCATAAGCACATTCTCAACATACGAAGCATAAAGCGCAAACCCAGCCGTGCTTTCCCATGACCCCTAGGGCCGTGTGCTCCTCCCCTACCCACGTCTTGCCTGGCCATGTTAACACAACTCTGTCCTCTGCAGCCAGCAGCCACCCTTGCAGACACAGCCAGTGGCCCCCGAGGCCCCTGCAGCCTCCCCCGGGGGACCCCGCCACCTGACGCTCGCAGCCTCCCATATCTCATCTGCTCTGACGACACAGTCTAGGTACAGTCGTCAGTcaatccctcccccctttcctttcGCTCTTGCCGCTCATGCAGTGTAAAAGCCTTGAGATTGGAGGTGATCCCGCGAGGTCTGGTGGAGCAGAGGTTTAGAAGGGTAAACGAATGACTTGGATTTGCCAAGGAGTTATTGAATTGGTGATTAGTTTGATATAAGGTAGAGCTGGTTTGGCATGTTTGGTCCCCAGGTGATAGGGTAGTATATTTATTGTGAGTGTGTTTCATGCCAGAGAGATTGAAGATGGAAGATATTTCACAATGATGTTTGGTGTATGGTGATTTCTTGTCGTTCATATTTTCTAGCAGACTGTACTGTAAATTCAGTACAGGAGTTGTTAGGTTCCAAATATGACTGTGTATGTAAGGAAGGTTGTTCCTAGCTCTAAGCCACCACTCAGACCTCTCTTGTTGACTTTAATTAAGAAACCACGTTTATAAGCAAGGGCAACCGCCCAAATCTGCCCTGGAAGCTCTGACTATCACCCCAGTGTTCCGCACCCGAACTTTGCCCAAACGAAAGCCTTCCCTGCCCTCAGGAAAACCCAAACACCTcaggtacacgcacacatacacacacacactggacataGTGATAGGTCATGCCAGTGGTGTGCAGAGTTGCTGGGGTACACGGGATAGGGGAGAATTATGGGCTTTGGAGTTTAGAGACTTATTTCCATCTATATTAAACCAACCAAAAGGACGTTTGACCATTCAACCGTTCCTTTCACATGGCCATTGCCATTTCTGGGACTGCAGAGGGCGGCCAAGACCTTTCCCCAACATTGTGTTACTCGTCATTAGCATTTTCATTAGCATACACATTTGGTACAACAACGTAAGATACTGTGAGAGTTTGGCAGCCAAGGTTACTGCCTTCATTATTGTTTAACTAATATGCACCTGTTTCCCATAATGTCCATTCACAGTATTAATGGTTGAACATGTTTTGGCATTAAAGAATGTAGCTGATTTAATTCAATTACCTTTTACATTCTTTCATTACACAAAACGCAAGTCTTCACATTTGCATGCGACTAGTTAGCATTTTACAATACATTTGTCAAGTTTGGTAGTAATGGACACTTTGCCCTGCAATGGCCAGATTTGTACTGCAGTAATGTTAAATCACCTGGTTATTGAGTTAGTATGTTCACCATGTTTAGATATGGTGCTGCTGGAGCTCCTCAATCCCCTGCTTCTTCAGGCTCACTCTGCACTTCACAGCTCAACCGCATGCCCACATACTGGCTTGACTTCTTATTTAGCTACTTGTTTCATGTGGCAGATGAAGTCAAATATATATGATTGTTTTGAATCATTATAGTCTTTGTGACTCTATGCTAAAGGAGCTGTTGATAGAATGAGTATTTGTTGGAGTACAACACATGTTGAAGGTTTTGCTAAATTGTAGGCCTACTTCCTATTGTTTTCTAGTGAAAACATTATCTGTACCATATAAACAATTTTCATAGTCTTAAAGTTAATATACTTGCATGTTCAATTCTGGGCTTTGGGATACTCAACTGTTTGCGCAATTCTTGGTGTAACCTAAGCCTTCTAAAAAGGTCAATGTTTATATACTTACAACTGGCTTAGTtgaataaacaaataaaatccGCCCTTCAGTTTAATATTGTCGCTCCTCAATTTCTGCAATAATCCAATGACGCCAATGAGTTAACCACAGTAGTTAAAGCAGGAGGCACTATTTCAGTTCACAATTTGCAGTGGGGGTGATTTGAAGTGGATTTTTTTGCATGGTTTTTCTTGAGCTGCCATTTGGCTCACCTCCTTTTCCGGCTCCTGATTGCGTGCGGTTGTTTGTTCTTCAGTGATCTGGTGTGGTATAACTGCTATAGTCAAGCGTGTTGCCCCTGCGATGGAACAAGATGCAGTGATTGTTGTGTGGAGTGTTGTGTTATATTATAGGTAGGAAAGCTCAATCTACAGCTGGTCAAAAGGTGTACTTGCGTGTGTGTAGTTTCACTGACGGTATCTTGAAATACAATATTTTGATCTAGAAAACATTTCATGAATAAAtcccctctgtcacacacagacacctggtTTGAGCAGGTTCACTTAGATCCAAGAGAGACTGCAGAGTTAGTACACGAGATGTCTAAACACCTGAGGCCATAAAATAATTTTGGAGGGGGCAGCCCATGTCATAGAGTGTAGGTGTCTGTGGCCACCAGAAAAAGCGTCCATAAGGCCTTTTCTGACACCTTACCCCTGAACGCTTGCTTTCTACTACGTCATAACTACAGCCTGAAGCAATCTGCAAATGGCTAGAGCTCCGAGTTAAAATCCAGGTACTGCTGTTGGGAAGTGCATCCGGATAACACCTTCTCTATACAGCATCTGGATAGTGTGTTGTCTTTCCCCCTGACGTGTGTTTGTaaccaccccacctcctctggAATAACTCACTAGTCACTGTTGGCTCTGTTATTAGCCGTGTGTCATTCGGATGGCGTTCATTCTGCTTTTGAAAAATGCTTGTTTTTTTAACCTACTGTGTTTTTTAACCACCGTTCTCATCGTGACATTGTTTTTAAAAACCTGTTCCTTGCGTATTCTGGTTGAttttgagtctctctctctctgactgccaTGATTGAGGCTCTCTATTCTAACCCTGTCTTTCTGGTAGCaggctgtctttctctctctctctctgggtctctctgctaCATTAAACTCCCACTAACCTTTCCGTTAAACGTGTGGGAATGGGGAGGAGCTCCAGGTAAGACTCACGTAAGTGGCCGCTCAGAATCAGGAAGACAATGAGCAAGTCGACATCCTACTGTAGGTTTAACGGGTAGTAAGGTACAGCCCTTATGGGGTTTCATATATTATTCGGTGTCGGATTTGCTGCATGTCAATCGAGGTCTCGAGTGATTACAAGACTGATTCAATCAGTCATGTCTGCATCTGGATAGTGGGAATGTCACTCAGCTATTATGTTTGTCCCTCTGCAGCCAGTATGGTCAGGCTCCTATGCACCAGGGCCCTCCCATGTACCAAGGGCCTCCCATGCAGCAACAGGGCCCTCCTATGTACCAGGGCCCTCCAATGCATCAGGCTCAACCAATGTACCAGGGCTCTCCAATGCATCAGGCTCAACCAATGTACCAGGGCCCTCCAATGCATCAGGCTCAACCAATGTACCAGGGCCCTCCAATGCATCAGGCTCCGCCTATGCAGCCAGCTCCGCCCCCACAGCAGCCACCGCCCATGCAGCCGGCCCCGCCCATGCAGCAGAGCTCTATCCAGATCCCGATGGGACCGCCCCCTCCCAAGGTGGTCAGCACTGCCTGTGTCTACCCTACACCACAACCAGGTAGCCACCAGCAGGACGGACAGGTCCTAGCATGATTctggatgttttttttctttatggGATGAAGAGATGGAAGCCTTGGAGCTGCTGTGTTGACTAAGTGTTTCTTTTTTCGTCCAagctccagctcctcccccgGCTGCGCCTGCAGACCCCTCAAACAGACCCCCTTGGGTCACCGACGACACCTTCGCCCTGAAGTTTGACCCCAGcaagaccaccaccaccagcatgaAGGTCCAACCGCTCCCTCAGGGCGCCCCTCCTGCGCCAGCGTacatcccccacccctcctcctccgctcctccctcagcccccagcccggCGTACAACCCTGCCCCCGGCTCTGCCCCCGCTCCCTTACCCTCAGTGGCCCGCGGCGTGGCTCAGAGGGCGGAGCGGTTCGCTGCCAGCGGCCGTACAGCCCTCTGTGGAGCTTGCAACAACATCATTAGGTAACGGGGCAATGTCTTCATTCGCACACAACCAGAACCCAAACGATGGGTTTCCTTTTACGAGACGGACAATTAGACCGACACGGCGGTTGAGTCGTTAAGTTTGTCAGCTTTACGTGTGTAGCTAGCTTTAAGCTAAAGGCTGTGTGGTGTTTACAGGGGTCCCTTCCTGGTGGCTCTGGGCCGCTCCTGGCATCCGGAGGAGTTCAACTGTGCCTACTGCCACACATCGCTGGCAGACGTCAGTTTTGTGGAGGAACAGAACAATGTTTACTGTGAGAACTGCTACGGCGAGTTTTTCGCCCCCACCTGTGCCCGCTGCAACACCAAGATCATGGGGGTCAGtcaacagactcacacacactcattctctttctttaatgtgaatactctctctctctttcacacactcacacagacacagaacgaCCATTTGTTCTGGTGTTTTTCTTGTGCAGGAGGTGATGCATGCACTGAGACAGACATGGCACACAACCTGCTTTGTGTGTGCCGCCTGTGGAAAGGCGTTCGGAAACAGCCTCTTCCATATGGAAGATGGAGAGCCGTACTGTGAGAAAGGTACCCTCGACTGTAGATCCGATCCACGTCACGCCGCCAAACATTTGTATCTGGGGGAAAACAGGGATCGTGAAGTTTGTCCGTTTTAAGTGCATGTCATAACTGATGTTGTAACTAAATGTCTATTCTCTTTCCCAGATTACATTTCACTGTTCAGCACCAAGTGCCACGGATGTGACTTCCCTGTTGAAGCTGGGGACAAGTTCATCGAGGCACTAGGTCACACCTGGCACGACACATGCTTTGTCTGTGCGGTAAGAATGATATCAGCAACTCACCAATCACCAATGCCACTTCGCTGCATGCTGCACACTGTTATTTACGCAATCTCTATGGACCCAAAGGTTTAACCCAATAGCTCATGATCGGCAACATACACCGTGCACTGGAAAGTTCAAAAGAGACATGCAAAAATGTGTCAACTGTAATGATACTGTAAAAACTGTCACAAAAAAGGTTTTTTTTAACATGCACTGCTCCAGACTCCACTGGCTGGTCAGATTCAcgtatttgtttttgtgtgctaGGTGTGCAATGTGAACCTGGAGGGTCAGCCCTTCTACTCCAAGAAGGACAAGCCCCTGTGTAAGAAACATGCCCACGCCATCAACGTGTAGATGCTTGGTTGGCAGCCTTAAGGGGTGGAGAGCCAGCTGAATGAACCCCACCAGCCTTGGTCCTAAAGTGGGGGTATCAATGCTATTGatgacaaatacattttgcaGATCAGTAAATGAAATACTTGTTTTTGTTCACCAGTACTGAAACTAAAGACAACACAGCCTAATGTTCCTTCTCTGAAAGGAAATTATGTGATGAAAAGTGATTGCACAGTACACTTTTTACTTACGTCACCCTCAACGACAACAAAAAGAAATCGTACTTATATCAGAGAAAGTTTTATTTAATTCCTTTGTTACAAGACTCCTGGTAGGCTTAAGTCCTGGGACTGAAAGTCTAAAGACACGAGAATGGTTTTAGTAGCAGGACTATAGTACACACAATACAGATGCCTTATTTCACAAAGACTGTCCTGTTctgaatgtaaaacaaaaactGAAAATTAAACAAAAAATGTGACACAAATATAGAGTCCAGTAAATATATCCAGACAGTTTTAAATATTTACATTGGGTTTGAAGTAATATCACAATGATGCCTCACAGTGATCAATAGACCAAATGTGAGCTGATTTAACAAGTTTTACTAAGTAGTTACTAATCACTGTTTGACTTCACACAGGAATTGTAGTACTAACTCAGTTAAGTATTTAGTATTGATTAAACAGTGTTATTTATTTGCATAGGAAAACAGTCAACAGTGTTATTCACTGGGCAGTGTGATGAAACTATACGTTCCATATTGAATTAATCAATGATGGCGTAATATTGAGACCTTAAGTTCCGTCACAAGattgtttttgtctgttttttttgtctgtccCCTGGATTCATGAAAACTCCAGTGggcaaaaaaaatgtttttcgcTTTTGCCTTTGattttgttgtgccttttgtcCAGATATATTTCCTctatttcataaaaaaaatattgctatGCATATTCAGTTTGGTGCACATGTCCAAGTCAACATAACTCTTTTAGTTTCAAATTTTACTGGCTCACACACCTTAAGGACACTGGATGTGTGCTGGTGTACAATTTTTACTCTGATATTTGTTTTATACTgtgtatttggtgtgtgtgtgtatgtgtgcatgcatgagtTGGTATATGATTGTCTGTGCATGTCTAATGGGTCAAATAATATATGTTTTGTATAGTGCCACTAGAATCACTGAGCGTAACTATTATTTGAATGAACTCTAAGAACCATCAAACACTGAGTGAGTTTTACATGTTTTTTATTACTATCCACTGGAAGGAAAATTTAGGATATCTTACTAGAGGGAAATGAGATGGAAATGCAGACTTGAATTGTTGGTAGGAATTGTAAAGTTGTTTCCATATTGAAACTAGTTGTATAGTTTCCAACCACTAGGGGGCAATATAGTGTTGATACCACTCACGTGGCATGCCTCACACTAGTGACTATTCACTTACCAATCTAAACACAGTCATGTAATTGTTTTAAACTGCTGTCCCATCCCCTGGCAACTTAAGTGTGTCTTTTCCTCTGCATGTTATTACCTTTCATTGTTACTCAAATGTTCCCCATCCATGGGTCCCGTGCATGAattttatgtgtttttttcaCAAGAGCATAGTTGTCAGTAGTTGGCTGAATTTACCAAAAAAGTACAACATTTTTTTTGAATGCCTTCGTGAAACTTCATTGAGGATTATTTCTTAAGTATTGCTTCAAAAAACAACAAGTCCTGTTAACACCGTTTTTATTAACCACTGCAATCGATTTTTGTCCTGGTATCTGCAGTACTATATCAGTAGCCCAAACTGTGCTTAATCACTAGTCTCATTTGATCAACTTACTATGGTTCTGGTGGTGTTTTGGACACATACAATATAGTGCTAGTCTATCATTTCACCATCCATTCCCAACTGACCACTCCCTCTTCTGCTGTCACAGTCATTCCATTTAGTGAACATGTCTCTCTGGTGCATCAATCGTTTCTGAAGAGAGACATACCATCAGAACTCCCCATTTCCACTTCCCATTAAGTAAATAACAACTGGGTATTTATTTCACAAGTAATTTTAGGCTACTGAGTAATGGTTCAGATGACACGTTTATGACACGTTCAGTTTGCACTGCTTTATATTAAACACTTGCATCAGATGTGTAAAGGGGCTGCATCTTTCTCCATGTtctgtattttaagaaattactTCTATAGAGTATGTTGCTGCTTTTCTTAGCATGGGATACACTCTATTTAATCTGATAATTTATTTACTTAaactttttctattttttttcaataaaaatCAGAATTATGGCCTTGCTTTTGAGTAACTAGACTGTCAGGAAAAACAGACACAGTCAtttgtttttattaataaaacatAATTATAACTTTTGCTTTAATTGTACTTTCAACTTTATTGTCAGTGTAAACAAGGTCTTCCCACaacgctttttttttttataactcaATTTACTCAACTTGCCATAGAACTTTCAAAATGATATGGAATTTAGATTTAGGGTTGTTAGAAGGGAGACTGGATACAGTGAAAGGTACAAATGTCCTTCCTGAAGAGATTGTATCTTTAAGATTGAGGTAGTCCACTGTCAAAAGTATTTGTA of Hypomesus transpacificus isolate Combined female chromosome 11, fHypTra1, whole genome shotgun sequence contains these proteins:
- the ldb3a gene encoding LIM domain-binding protein 3a isoform X1; the protein is MSTYNVSLSGPAPWGFRLQGGKDFNMPLTISRITPGSKAAQGNLNQGDIIVAIDGVSTDGMTHLEAQNKIKCASLNLALTMQRSKRPVPQGNPRIDSPLTVIPHQKGQTAQINGSLSALNTSSGSLEALGESPTARHTPSDGARRQYNTPIGLYSEETLREMAMLRQGSAAGTPVGSPVEHAPVSTSPAPLALPATAALPNQSAPETQSLAYQSPPPAVAPCPEPTPVAPVPESQYGQAPMHQGPPMYQGPPMQQQGPPMYQGPPMHQAQPMYQGSPMHQAQPMYQGPPMHQAQPMYQGPPMHQAPPMQPAPPPQQPPPMQPAPPMQQSSIQIPMGPPPPKVVSTACVYPTPQPAPAPPPAAPADPSNRPPWVTDDTFALKFDPSKTTTTSMKVQPLPQGAPPAPAYIPHPSSSAPPSAPSPAYNPAPGSAPAPLPSVARGVAQRAERFAASGRTALCGACNNIIRGPFLVALGRSWHPEEFNCAYCHTSLADVSFVEEQNNVYCENCYGEFFAPTCARCNTKIMGEVMHALRQTWHTTCFVCAACGKAFGNSLFHMEDGEPYCEKDYISLFSTKCHGCDFPVEAGDKFIEALGHTWHDTCFVCAVCNVNLEGQPFYSKKDKPLCKKHAHAINV
- the ldb3a gene encoding LIM domain-binding protein 3a isoform X3 is translated as MSTYNVSLSGPAPWGFRLQGGKDFNMPLTISRITPGSKAAQGNLNQGDIIVAIDGVSTDGMTHLEAQNKIKCASLNLALTMQRSKRPVPQGNPRIDSPLTVIPHQKGQTAQINGSLSALNTSSGSLEALGESPTARHTPSDGARRQYNTPIGLYSEETLREMAMLRQGSAAGTPVGQYGQAPMHQGPPMYQGPPMQQQGPPMYQGPPMHQAQPMYQGSPMHQAQPMYQGPPMHQAQPMYQGPPMHQAPPMQPAPPPQQPPPMQPAPPMQQSSIQIPMGPPPPKVVSTACVYPTPQPAPAPPPAAPADPSNRPPWVTDDTFALKFDPSKTTTTSMKVQPLPQGAPPAPAYIPHPSSSAPPSAPSPAYNPAPGSAPAPLPSVARGVAQRAERFAASGRTALCGACNNIIRGPFLVALGRSWHPEEFNCAYCHTSLADVSFVEEQNNVYCENCYGEFFAPTCARCNTKIMGEVMHALRQTWHTTCFVCAACGKAFGNSLFHMEDGEPYCEKDYISLFSTKCHGCDFPVEAGDKFIEALGHTWHDTCFVCAVCNVNLEGQPFYSKKDKPLCKKHAHAINV
- the ldb3a gene encoding LIM domain-binding protein 3a isoform X2, giving the protein MSTYNVSLSGPAPWGFRLQGGKDFNMPLTISRITPGSKAAQGNLNQGDIIVAIDGVSTDGMTHLEAQNKIKCASLNLALTMQRSKRPVPQGNPRIDSPLTVIPHQKVITNTPANNEYMPNFNPGVLKDSALSTHKPIEVKGPGGKATIIHAQYNTPISMYSQDAIMDAIAGQSQGKGQEGMPGQYGQAPMHQGPPMYQGPPMQQQGPPMYQGPPMHQAQPMYQGSPMHQAQPMYQGPPMHQAQPMYQGPPMHQAPPMQPAPPPQQPPPMQPAPPMQQSSIQIPMGPPPPKVVSTACVYPTPQPAPAPPPAAPADPSNRPPWVTDDTFALKFDPSKTTTTSMKVQPLPQGAPPAPAYIPHPSSSAPPSAPSPAYNPAPGSAPAPLPSVARGVAQRAERFAASGRTALCGACNNIIRGPFLVALGRSWHPEEFNCAYCHTSLADVSFVEEQNNVYCENCYGEFFAPTCARCNTKIMGEVMHALRQTWHTTCFVCAACGKAFGNSLFHMEDGEPYCEKDYISLFSTKCHGCDFPVEAGDKFIEALGHTWHDTCFVCAVCNVNLEGQPFYSKKDKPLCKKHAHAINV